The following are encoded in a window of Halosolutus halophilus genomic DNA:
- a CDS encoding AI-2E family transporter: MDIRTTFFALLLVALGAITILMIAPLLQYVMAACLLAFVLYPAHERLRARIGSRPSAFVITGFAVVAAVVPTLYVSIVILQTTISYLDGFDDTVVIESLREVALQIGVDDEAFGVVREQVIAEIEGSVASAVETVLREIVGLLNASIRMSVGLLVLVFVLYYLLLDGATFVAWLADVIPLENDIRDELFTEVETVTRAVIQSHVLVAVVEGLLGGFGFYLLGVPNVALWTVVMIVVSFLPAIGIWLVWAPAVVYLVTADELVAGLVLLAYGLTVLSIVDNYLRAVFVDHGTGLHRAVVLVGVIGGIYLLGIMGLFLGPVVLAVFKAGLNVFNKTALASGDPQVEPTATPVPDTESRTSDPDGENAAAVSE, encoded by the coding sequence ATGGACATTCGAACGACATTTTTCGCCCTCCTGCTCGTCGCCCTGGGGGCCATCACGATCCTGATGATCGCCCCGCTGTTGCAGTACGTGATGGCCGCCTGCCTCCTCGCGTTCGTGCTCTATCCCGCCCACGAGCGACTTCGAGCGCGTATCGGCTCGCGCCCGTCGGCGTTCGTCATCACCGGTTTCGCGGTCGTGGCTGCGGTGGTTCCGACCCTCTACGTTTCGATCGTCATTCTCCAGACGACGATTTCGTATCTCGACGGGTTCGACGACACGGTCGTCATCGAATCGCTCAGGGAGGTGGCACTCCAGATCGGCGTCGACGACGAGGCGTTCGGCGTGGTACGCGAGCAGGTCATCGCCGAAATCGAGGGCTCGGTCGCGAGCGCCGTCGAAACGGTCCTCCGCGAGATCGTCGGCCTCCTGAACGCCAGCATCCGGATGAGCGTCGGCCTGCTGGTCCTCGTGTTCGTCCTCTACTACCTGCTCCTCGACGGGGCCACGTTCGTCGCCTGGCTCGCCGACGTCATCCCGCTCGAGAACGACATTCGCGACGAGTTGTTCACGGAGGTCGAGACCGTGACCCGGGCCGTGATCCAGAGTCACGTCCTCGTCGCGGTGGTCGAGGGCCTCCTCGGCGGGTTCGGATTCTACCTGCTCGGCGTGCCAAACGTCGCGCTGTGGACGGTCGTCATGATCGTCGTCTCGTTCTTGCCGGCGATCGGGATCTGGCTCGTCTGGGCCCCTGCCGTCGTCTATCTCGTGACCGCGGACGAGTTGGTCGCCGGGCTGGTGCTGCTGGCGTACGGGCTGACCGTCCTGTCGATCGTCGACAACTACCTGCGGGCGGTTTTCGTCGATCACGGAACGGGTCTCCACCGTGCCGTCGTCCTCGTCGGCGTCATCGGCGGGATCTACCTGCTCGGCATCATGGGGCTGTTCCTCGGTCCGGTCGTTCTCGCCGTGTTCAAGGCCGGGCTCAACGTCTTCAACAAGACGGCCCTTGCGAGTGGCGATCCACAGGTCGAGCCAACGGCGACACCGGTACCGGACACCGAGAGCAGGACGTCTGATCCGGACGGGGAGAACGCAGCCGCAGTCTCCGAGTAG
- the nreA gene encoding DNA repair protein NreA codes for MRLDDYIEELEPDEEAERRRLAKEKSYAITDHLAEFEQRFDDAVSGDTLVGSTAPSIFVGRSNYPNIPVGLLSPVGDEAAAEEYVTDGEWYRQGYAIDDVLQRRTGLLNSNKRANVDSPSIASRLTPSVHDAWNGFVGVQREVAIADRPVDLEIGLDDAPDLGLDAGTDVATPRGPRANARNAELRENPHVPRPVKKTLEDDDWQAQGAMTYLYRRGFDVYEINSILSAGALGETDQRRLVPTRWSITAVDDTIGQFLRGRIRTESSIDEVQVWANEYMGNRYWVVLAPGNWEFELVEMKAPGSIWNPDPGDDVWLASASEGYEGRSSYVEETAGAYYAARLGVLEYLASIGRQAKCLVLREVSDDYWAPVGVWQVRESVRNAFEGEYGEAETFHGAVAEVATQLPVSYQRLQRKSELAAAVQSNLSAFSRDG; via the coding sequence ATGCGCCTCGACGACTACATCGAGGAACTCGAACCGGACGAGGAGGCCGAGCGACGGCGTCTCGCGAAGGAGAAGTCGTACGCGATCACGGACCACCTCGCGGAGTTCGAGCAACGGTTCGACGACGCGGTCAGCGGCGACACGCTCGTCGGGTCGACCGCACCCTCGATCTTCGTCGGGCGATCGAACTACCCCAACATTCCCGTGGGACTGCTCTCACCCGTCGGCGACGAGGCGGCGGCCGAGGAGTACGTCACCGACGGGGAGTGGTACCGGCAGGGGTACGCGATCGACGACGTCTTGCAGCGCCGAACTGGGCTTTTGAACTCGAACAAACGCGCGAACGTCGACTCGCCGAGCATCGCGAGCAGACTGACGCCGTCGGTTCACGACGCCTGGAACGGCTTCGTCGGCGTCCAGCGCGAGGTCGCGATCGCCGATCGGCCGGTCGATCTGGAGATCGGCCTCGACGACGCGCCGGATCTCGGCCTCGACGCGGGGACCGACGTCGCGACGCCCCGCGGTCCACGGGCGAACGCCCGGAACGCCGAGTTGCGGGAGAACCCGCACGTCCCCAGACCCGTCAAGAAGACCTTAGAGGACGACGACTGGCAGGCCCAGGGTGCGATGACCTACCTCTACCGGCGCGGCTTCGACGTCTACGAGATCAACTCGATCCTCTCGGCCGGTGCGCTCGGCGAGACCGACCAGCGCCGCCTCGTGCCGACGCGGTGGTCGATCACCGCCGTCGACGACACGATCGGGCAGTTCCTTCGCGGGCGCATCCGGACCGAGTCGAGCATCGACGAGGTCCAGGTCTGGGCCAACGAGTACATGGGGAACCGCTACTGGGTCGTTCTCGCGCCCGGTAACTGGGAGTTCGAACTCGTCGAGATGAAAGCGCCCGGCAGTATCTGGAACCCCGATCCGGGCGACGACGTCTGGCTCGCGAGCGCGAGCGAAGGATACGAGGGCCGATCGAGCTACGTCGAGGAAACCGCCGGCGCGTACTACGCCGCCCGACTCGGCGTCCTCGAGTACCTCGCGTCGATCGGCCGACAGGCGAAGTGTCTGGTGTTGCGGGAGGTGAGCGACGACTACTGGGCACCGGTCGGCGTCTGGCAGGTTCGCGAGAGCGTGCGCAACGCGTTCGAGGGCGAGTACGGCGAGGCCGAGACGTTCCACGGAGCGGTAGCGGAGGTCGCGACGCAGTTGCCGGTCTCCTATCAGCGACTCCAGCGCAAGTCCGAACTCGCGGCGGCGGTCCAGTCAAATCTCTCGGCGTTCTCGAGGGACGGGTAG
- a CDS encoding GNAT family N-acetyltransferase, translated as MGAIERPAFSSEDRKRIYEYVERHGTVKRHKLRQVVELPASEFETHLEALTADGYLTEDDGTLQLALEFGAIETYEQNGFEFTVRPARQRDFEGLVETIRDVTSEETYVVAETIAAELLYENAVNRHNTVKSRMFFVATVDGNVVGWTHLDLPQVEQVQGTAQQTVGVKEAYRGHGIGSKLLHRGIEWAEANGYRKVYNSIPVVNDDALEFLTMHGWDTEAIRRNHYTIDGEHVDEVMMAYEL; from the coding sequence ATGGGCGCGATTGAGCGACCGGCGTTTTCGTCGGAAGACCGCAAACGGATCTACGAGTACGTGGAACGCCACGGAACCGTGAAACGCCACAAACTACGGCAGGTCGTCGAACTCCCGGCGTCGGAGTTCGAAACGCACCTCGAGGCGCTAACGGCTGACGGCTACCTCACGGAAGACGACGGGACGTTACAGCTCGCACTCGAGTTCGGGGCCATCGAGACGTACGAACAGAACGGCTTCGAGTTCACTGTCCGGCCGGCGCGCCAGCGGGATTTCGAGGGGCTCGTCGAGACCATCCGTGACGTGACGTCCGAGGAGACGTACGTCGTCGCCGAGACGATCGCCGCGGAACTCCTCTACGAGAACGCGGTGAACAGGCACAACACCGTGAAATCCAGGATGTTCTTCGTCGCGACCGTCGACGGCAACGTCGTCGGCTGGACTCACCTCGACCTGCCACAGGTCGAGCAGGTACAGGGAACCGCACAGCAAACCGTCGGAGTGAAGGAGGCCTATCGCGGCCACGGAATCGGAAGCAAACTTCTCCACCGCGGTATCGAGTGGGCCGAGGCGAACGGCTACCGGAAAGTCTACAACAGTATTCCGGTCGTCAACGACGACGCGCTCGAGTTCCTGACGATGCACGGCTGGGACACGGAGGCGATCCGCCGGAACCACTACACGATCGACGGCGAGCACGTCGACGAGGTGATGATGGCCTAC
- a CDS encoding RDD family protein, translated as MSRRNIGRHDYAGLLERGIAWFVDGIALFVIAIVVLIPLLVTSGGPESARGIEGLAALFGLFLSTVYYAGSEAKWGQTPGKMLVRIRVVRTDGRGCTGAEAVLRNITKVLGGGAFLSVIVAIVLILATEENQRLGDLIGETIVVNV; from the coding sequence ATGAGTCGGCGGAACATCGGACGCCACGACTACGCTGGATTGCTCGAACGCGGGATCGCGTGGTTCGTCGACGGCATCGCGCTTTTCGTCATCGCGATCGTCGTGCTGATCCCGCTTCTCGTGACGAGCGGCGGGCCAGAGAGCGCACGGGGAATCGAGGGGCTGGCCGCGCTGTTCGGCCTGTTCCTGTCGACCGTGTATTACGCCGGGTCGGAAGCGAAGTGGGGACAGACGCCCGGGAAGATGCTGGTGAGGATTCGCGTCGTCCGCACCGACGGACGCGGCTGCACGGGCGCGGAGGCGGTGCTCCGCAATATCACGAAGGTGCTCGGCGGCGGCGCGTTTCTATCGGTCATCGTCGCCATCGTTCTCATTCTGGCGACGGAAGAGAACCAGCGCCTGGGCGACCTCATCGGGGAGACGATCGTCGTCAACGTCTAG
- a CDS encoding CPBP family glutamic-type intramembrane protease, with product MATEEDRTLSGWARAQFDRLSWFQKSLLTGAVLTAVWMQVVPGELGRRAIVDSVLLIGGPLALGFSQGRHIGWTVDRVAVRNAVLLAMFVLPFYLVGSTLPTIRTFYPMWETSAAPAEFLPHAVKLFALALAAETYYRGLLCVGVREIGFKAVFISPVVYMIHHSSKPPIEFLLSGPTDVLFGAVDYESNSILPSVIAHGAGLVLLDWLVLHDPLFDPLPYLQYLEWLPLPL from the coding sequence GTGGCCACTGAAGAGGACCGGACGCTGAGTGGCTGGGCGCGCGCCCAGTTCGACCGGCTCTCCTGGTTCCAGAAGTCGTTGCTGACCGGGGCCGTCCTGACGGCTGTGTGGATGCAGGTCGTCCCCGGCGAACTCGGCCGCCGGGCGATCGTCGACAGCGTCCTGCTCATCGGCGGCCCGCTTGCGCTCGGGTTCTCGCAGGGCAGACACATCGGCTGGACCGTCGACCGCGTCGCGGTCCGGAACGCGGTCCTGCTCGCGATGTTCGTGCTCCCCTTCTATCTCGTCGGATCGACGCTGCCGACCATCCGGACGTTCTACCCGATGTGGGAGACCTCGGCCGCGCCGGCCGAGTTTCTCCCCCACGCAGTGAAGCTCTTCGCGCTCGCACTGGCCGCCGAGACCTACTACCGGGGACTGCTCTGCGTCGGGGTCAGGGAGATCGGGTTCAAGGCGGTGTTCATCAGCCCCGTCGTCTACATGATCCACCACTCCTCGAAACCCCCGATCGAGTTCCTGCTGTCGGGGCCGACCGACGTCCTCTTCGGAGCGGTCGACTACGAGTCGAACTCCATCCTCCCGTCGGTGATCGCCCACGGCGCCGGCCTCGTCCTGCTGGACTGGCTCGTGTTGCACGACCCGCTGTTCGATCCGCTCCCGTACCTGCAGTATCTCGAGTGGCTGCCGCTCCCGCTGTGA
- a CDS encoding HVO_2753 family zinc finger protein, whose amino-acid sequence MSTTDDRETRSCVSCGINIAGTNAAAFKCPDCGHQIYRCAKCRKQSNLYECPDCGFTGP is encoded by the coding sequence ATGAGTACGACGGACGACCGCGAGACGCGTTCCTGTGTCTCCTGCGGGATCAACATCGCTGGCACGAACGCCGCCGCGTTCAAGTGTCCCGACTGCGGGCACCAGATCTACCGCTGTGCCAAGTGCCGCAAGCAGAGCAACCTCTACGAGTGCCCCGACTGCGGATTCACCGGCCCGTAA
- a CDS encoding PHP domain-containing protein, with product MHADFHVHSNYSDGQSLPEMVAAAERAGLDAVGITDHCNVSARSVPMQAKRELGFNLDLTYERRRDALDRLRAAADVSIYDGVELDYDPRDEPELETFVDEAGFDYTIGSVHELDGECIFDRSSFADCTEAERRTLVDDYYHKIVALLEFDAFDVLGHVDAIERTPELRGYAGTEHYERVADALVESSTVPEINAGTVTVEYGKYHPAPEFLEVLRDRDVQFVPGTDAHRPDEVLDRVPLLADRFAEVGLESTSPVA from the coding sequence CTGCACGCGGACTTTCACGTCCACTCGAACTACTCCGATGGACAATCTCTCCCCGAGATGGTCGCGGCAGCCGAACGCGCGGGACTCGACGCCGTCGGGATCACCGATCACTGCAACGTCTCGGCCCGATCGGTGCCGATGCAGGCCAAGCGAGAACTCGGGTTCAACCTCGATCTGACGTACGAGCGACGACGAGACGCGCTAGACCGGTTACGAGCGGCGGCCGACGTCTCGATCTACGACGGCGTCGAACTCGACTACGATCCTCGGGACGAACCCGAACTCGAGACGTTCGTCGACGAGGCCGGGTTCGATTACACCATCGGTAGCGTTCACGAACTCGACGGCGAGTGCATCTTCGACCGATCGTCCTTCGCCGACTGCACCGAGGCCGAACGCCGGACGCTCGTCGACGACTACTACCACAAGATCGTCGCTCTCCTCGAGTTCGACGCGTTCGACGTCCTCGGCCACGTCGACGCGATCGAGCGAACGCCGGAACTGCGCGGCTACGCGGGCACCGAGCACTACGAGCGCGTCGCCGACGCCCTCGTCGAGTCGTCGACGGTGCCGGAGATCAACGCCGGGACGGTGACCGTGGAGTACGGGAAGTACCACCCCGCGCCGGAGTTTCTCGAGGTCCTTCGCGACCGTGACGTTCAGTTCGTCCCCGGCACCGACGCCCACCGGCCCGACGAAGTCCTCGATCGAGTCCCGCTGCTCGCGGACCGGTTCGCCGAGGTCGGACTCGAGTCGACGTCGCCGGTGGCCTGA
- a CDS encoding DUF7139 domain-containing protein has product MTSLTEVYDGAAREGASLRRLYAGTALVCLGAILAVVAVLVATTDLFVAYVGDHYAAVRAAGVLAGVGVPATLVGVFVVLPAGRRVRAAAAISSSLCLLGVALFWHAYPDHWRGYGQDLTLEVSAIYLLGLVIAIWCLFAAIVNFKTRNDPGGMLEMNVTRHNQTIVEVDESGDTGGLGGVGFLGGTPDGDVETQTNESDAAAPSIGSGGQSRTGTGGGAASGRRSRLAGPNGAATSDGGSTTTDVSSPIGGDSRGAKAVDTPETADELTDRYCGNCSHFEYVRSSSGMVPYCARHDSAMDDMDACEEWTPNRR; this is encoded by the coding sequence ATGACTAGCCTGACGGAGGTTTACGACGGGGCCGCACGGGAGGGAGCGAGCCTCCGGCGGCTGTACGCGGGGACGGCCCTCGTCTGTCTCGGCGCGATACTCGCGGTCGTGGCCGTGCTCGTGGCGACAACCGATCTGTTCGTGGCGTACGTCGGCGATCACTACGCCGCCGTGCGTGCCGCGGGGGTGCTGGCCGGGGTCGGCGTCCCGGCTACACTCGTCGGAGTCTTCGTCGTGTTGCCGGCGGGTCGTCGCGTCCGAGCGGCCGCCGCGATCAGTTCGAGCCTCTGCCTGCTCGGCGTCGCCCTCTTCTGGCACGCCTACCCCGACCACTGGCGGGGATACGGGCAGGACCTTACGCTGGAAGTGTCCGCGATCTACCTGCTCGGGCTCGTTATCGCGATCTGGTGTCTGTTCGCCGCGATCGTCAACTTCAAGACCCGGAACGACCCCGGCGGCATGCTCGAGATGAACGTCACCCGCCACAACCAGACGATCGTCGAGGTCGACGAGAGCGGCGACACGGGGGGACTCGGCGGCGTGGGGTTCCTCGGCGGAACGCCCGACGGTGACGTGGAGACGCAGACGAACGAGTCCGACGCGGCCGCACCTTCCATCGGGAGTGGCGGGCAGTCGCGAACAGGGACGGGCGGAGGCGCAGCCTCCGGTCGCCGATCGAGACTCGCCGGTCCCAACGGCGCGGCGACCAGCGACGGCGGATCGACGACGACGGACGTCTCGTCCCCGATCGGCGGCGACAGCCGCGGCGCGAAAGCCGTCGATACGCCGGAGACGGCGGACGAACTCACCGATCGATACTGTGGCAACTGCAGTCACTTCGAGTACGTCCGCTCGTCCTCGGGAATGGTCCCCTACTGCGCCCGACACGACTCGGCGATGGACGACATGGACGCGTGCGAGGAGTGGACGCCGAATCGCCGCTGA
- a CDS encoding DUF302 domain-containing protein: MSLPIDPAAIDPDEYGEKQAVLEMDHEEAIEHVREVCLDVGFGIPVEFSPSELLNEKVDADRDPYYVLGACNPAIADRALDETMRMGGLFPCNVIVWEEEPGRQRVYHVSIMKIARLLGIAPDNEAWADIIDTTGELTEETFAKLDSVETEVTD; encoded by the coding sequence ATGAGCCTTCCCATCGACCCGGCGGCGATCGATCCCGACGAGTACGGCGAGAAACAGGCGGTCCTCGAGATGGACCACGAGGAGGCGATAGAACACGTCCGCGAGGTGTGTCTCGACGTCGGTTTCGGCATCCCCGTCGAGTTCTCGCCCTCGGAGTTGCTGAACGAGAAAGTCGACGCCGATCGGGACCCGTACTACGTTCTCGGGGCCTGTAACCCCGCAATCGCCGACAGAGCGCTCGACGAGACGATGCGCATGGGCGGACTCTTCCCGTGTAACGTGATCGTCTGGGAGGAAGAGCCTGGCCGCCAGCGGGTCTACCACGTCTCGATCATGAAAATCGCCCGCCTGCTCGGCATCGCGCCGGACAACGAGGCGTGGGCGGATATCATCGATACCACCGGCGAACTCACCGAAGAGACCTTCGCAAAACTCGATTCGGTCGAGACCGAGGTCACGGACTGA
- a CDS encoding DUF5789 family protein — MSDEDDEAEPAVSLGEQTPVEGAPLARVTSRLTWPKEKSEVDRLEGDSVIRTPDGPRELSAVLEEIDETYFQRHQEFERHVRQVVGTGPIPTADE, encoded by the coding sequence ATGAGCGACGAGGACGACGAGGCGGAGCCGGCCGTATCACTCGGAGAGCAGACCCCCGTCGAGGGGGCACCCCTCGCCCGCGTGACGTCACGACTGACCTGGCCGAAAGAGAAGAGCGAAGTCGATCGGCTCGAGGGCGACAGCGTGATCCGGACCCCCGACGGCCCCCGAGAGCTGTCGGCCGTGCTCGAGGAGATCGACGAGACGTACTTCCAGCGTCACCAGGAGTTCGAGCGACACGTCCGCCAGGTCGTCGGCACCGGGCCAATCCCGACCGCAGACGAGTGA
- a CDS encoding elongation factor 1-beta, with protein sequence MGKVAAKIKVMPDSPEIDLDALQERLESALPEGAKINGVEREEVAFGLVALYPTVIVPDGAGGTETVEENFTDVEGVESVGVENVGRI encoded by the coding sequence ATGGGAAAAGTAGCTGCCAAAATCAAGGTCATGCCGGACAGCCCCGAAATCGACCTGGACGCACTCCAGGAACGCCTCGAGAGTGCCCTCCCCGAGGGTGCCAAGATCAACGGCGTCGAACGTGAGGAGGTCGCGTTCGGCCTCGTCGCACTCTACCCGACCGTGATCGTCCCGGACGGCGCTGGCGGCACGGAGACCGTCGAGGAGAACTTCACGGACGTCGAGGGCGTCGAGAGCGTCGGCGTCGAGAACGTCGGCCGGATCTAG